A single window of Ictalurus furcatus strain D&B chromosome 3, Billie_1.0, whole genome shotgun sequence DNA harbors:
- the LOC128605721 gene encoding homeobox protein vent1B-like, which yields MVKNFSVDWLAQSYHDYKQDQEPVETSQALVKRHVPCLVQPRPPTSYDKVYIQQKLKCSRTEENTSAEEQKEKEGIVFTHSAQRNCTSPSSSENSGYSSGYESEAAASECPSTEDRSEGERDGGVQRRVRTKFTPEQIEKLEKIFSKHKYLDASERVKTAQKLNLSETQVRTWFQNRRMKLKREVQELRAEYTFPILPHVLFSAVPSLPFHFGGQRMTFPAAPHGPNPHVIPALPVHHRTIPHQQIIPQHSHHMISMRHYY from the exons ATGGTGAAAAACTTTTCTGTGGACTGGCTTGCCCAGAGCTATCATGACTACAAACAGGATCAAGAACCAGTGGAGACTTCTCAGGCTCTTGTAAAGCGACATGTGCCTTGTCTGGTCCAACCGCGGCCTCCGACTTCTTACGACAAGGTTTACATTCAGCAAAAATTGAAATGTAGCCGGACTGAGGAGAACACAAGCGCAGAGgaacagaaagagaaggaaggcATTGTGTTTACGCACTCAGCTCAGAGAAACTGCACCTCCCCAAGCT ctTCAGAGAACAGCGGTTACTCTTCAGGTTATGAGAGCGAGGCCGCTGCCTCAGAGTGTCCCTCCACTGAAGACAgaagtgagggggagagagatggaggcgTCCAGCGCAGAGTCAGAACCAAATTCACTCCAGAGCAAATTGAGAAGTTGGAGAAAATCTTCAGCAAACACAAATACCTGGATGCGAGTGAGAGGGTTAAAACCGCACAGAAACTCAACCTATCCGAAACTCAG GTTCGGACTTGGTTTCAGAATCGCAGGATGAAACTGAAGCGTGAGGTTCAGGAGTTGAGGGCTGAATACACGTTTCCCATCTTGCCCCACGTCCTTTTCTCAGCGGTTCCTTCGCTTCCCTTCCACTTCGGCGGACAGCGCATGACTTTCCCCGCAGCTCCTCACGGGCCGAACCCGCACGTGATCCCAGCCCTCCCTGTTCATCACCGCACCATCCCGCACCAGCAGATCATTCCTCAGCACAGCCACCACATGATCTCCATGCGTCATTACTACTAG